In Sordaria macrospora chromosome 3, complete sequence, a single genomic region encodes these proteins:
- a CDS encoding mitochondrial 54S ribosomal mL40 domain-containing protein gives MAPTKPSKDDTPTDLGGPWCAPGTKEQEREVTTQTAKVKRTTTKKNGKHLPRKEQRRDMDVDIDQLRAKPRVNSSMAKPAESQERQAREHNSTSKADIEVVKPVVTRPRPKQHRQSPVPSKPPAPPFCAGRERKSDYKYQEERQSASSCVNEASTTTTSRATTSKRSSKRSNQKYTIPILHPRLRVPKYTQRNATMSSTFTSLRGLATRLFAAGARRPSPSSLLTKPAAQQQQQTACYATKGKSGPPAGMFSGQKAGSAKKKGGPKQVDPRIINILRHFAVLSPKRIPPPLRFGRNRYLRHWTIHRGWLLFRRQLREQRERILMQQYQSMSNACEELRNTEGPGTREVGYLYRVAMLKQGVYGLKSVPIEYASRALVETPARQAWNHDWKP, from the exons ATGGCACCTACCAAACCATCCAAGGACGACACGCCAACCGACCTTGGCGGACCTTGGTGTGCGCCCGGCaccaaggagcaggagcgcGAAGTGACAACCCAAACAGCCAAGGTGAAAAGGACCACCACGAAGAAAAATG GCAAGCACTTGCCGCGGAAGGAGCAAAGGCGCGACATGGACGTTGATATCGACCAACTCCGTGCCAAGCCCCGCGTCAACTCGTCGATGGCTAAACCCGCAGAAAGTCAAGAAAGACAGGCAAGAGAACATAACTCAACCAGCAAG GCTGACATTGAGGTTGTGAAGCCTGTCGTGACT CGGCCTCGACCAAAACAACACCGCCAATCGCCCGTCCCATCAAaaccgccagcaccaccgtTCTGTGCGGGACGCGAGCGCAAAAGCGACTACAAGTACCAAGAAGAGAGACAGagcgcttcttcttgcgtTAACGAAGcatcgacgaccacaacATCGCGCGCAACAACCAGCAAACGAAGTTCGAAGCGCAGCAACCAGAAATACACGATACCGATACTACACCCGCGACTTCGAGTCCCCAAATACacgcaacgcaacgcaacTATGTCTTCAACATTCACATCCCTCCGTGGCCTAGCCACCCGCctcttcgccgccggcgcTCGCCGcccttccccatcatccctcctcaccaagcCGGCGgcgcaacaacagcaacaaaccgCTTGCTACGCCACCAAGGGCAAGTCCGGTCCGCCCGCCGGCATGTTCTCCGGTCAAAAGGCCGGCtccgccaagaagaagggagggcCTAAGCAGGTCGACCCgcgcatcatcaacatcctgCGACACTTTGCCGTGCTGTCGCCCAAGCGCATCCCGCCTCCTTTGAGGTTTGGCCGCAACAGATATCTGCGCCACTGGACGATCCACCGCGGCTGGCTCCTGTTCCGTCGCCAGCTGCGcgagcagcgcgagcgcatTCTCATGCAGCAGTACCAGAGCATGAGCAACGCGTGCGAGGAGCTGCGCAACACCGAGGGCCCCGGAACGAGGGAGGTCGGATACCTGTATCGCGTGGCAATGCTGAAGCAGGGCGTTTATGGATTGAAGTCGGTGCCGATTGAGTATGCTTCTAGGGCGTTGGTGGAGACGCCGGCTAGGCAGGCTTGGAACCATGACTGGAAGCCGTAA